A section of the Acanthopagrus latus isolate v.2019 chromosome 20, fAcaLat1.1, whole genome shotgun sequence genome encodes:
- the LOC119010389 gene encoding histone H3.3A has translation MARTKQTARKSTGGKAPRKQLATKAARKSAPSTGGVKKPHRYRPGTVALREIRRYQKSTELLIRKLPFQRLVREIAQDFKTDLRFQSAAIGALQEASEAYLVGLFEDTNLCAIHAKRVTIMPKDIQLARRIRGERA, from the exons ATGGCCCGTACCAAGCAGACTGCCCGTAAATCTACCGGAGGAAAGGCGCCAAGGAAGCAGCTCGCTACCAAGGCAGCCAGGAAGAGCGCCCCTTCCACTGGAGGAGTGAAGAAGCCCCATcgttacag gcCCGGAACTGTGGCTTTGAGGGAGATCCGTCGCTACCAGAAGTCCACGGAGTTGCTCATCCGCAAGCTGCCCTTCCAGCGTCTGGTCAGAGAAATTGCCCAGGACTTCAAGACTGACTTGCGATTCCAGAGTGCTGCTATTGGAGCACTCCAG gAAGCCAGTGAGGCTTACCTGGTGGGTCTGTTTGAGGACACAAACCTGTGCGCCATCCACGCCAAACGTGTCACCATCATGCCCAAAGACATCCAGCTGGCCCGTAGGATAAGGGGAGAGAGGGCCTAA
- the unk gene encoding RING finger protein unkempt homolog isoform X2 translates to MPPSSSAATTTGGPSSSSSSSPAGGSTSPATVLNVQPEKPQHYTYLKEFRTEQCPLFVQHKCTQHRPFSCFHWHFLNQRRRRPIRRRDGTFNYSPDVYCTKYDEGTGTCPDGDECPFLHRTAGDTERRYHLRYYKTGSCIHETDGKGHCSKNGSHCAFAHGSHDLRSPVYDIREVQVMESQGGSGATEGGGGDGQSGQAASTALIEKILSEEPRWQDNNYVLSHYKTELCKKPPRLCRQGYACPYYHNSKDRRRSPHKHKYRALPCPAVKQSEEWGDPSKCEGAEGCQYCHTRTEQQFHPEIYKSTKCNDMQQCGSCPRGPFCAFAHVEKPFVPEEASFPTPSSPPPPRPPDPLPAQEASSSPSRHNMGPGSGSVSDPFSPSTGSCVTEQGLLGSVLSLCEDLSGGAEPLSPWAGEGAYCRAPGFEREDQAKQRSFALEQRNRELASTQSKQDLLVFLPVGSPLSLSSSIPSSLAATPPSPAPLGPPGSSISSGMNANALPFYPTSETVESVVESALDDLDLNDFGVSALERSLESNSALPSVGVMLGGSQFQSSAPVNIPGSFSSSAPFSSPSPSPPIRPHASPFFSTHISQPGQSESTFLGPSHSSLGLNGMSSNIWEHFPSGQGSPGTPPTLLPTGPCAETSRLKQELEEAHRALKQWGHSWRHTAQSWAALKADAEESRAHAARLAMEAERARQAEEEAQRQASLLQEALESLRNGDNPHLALHQLQLLHRLPLESVLSLQAQLCSCLHAVEQVVYRKQRQCCVTCGEQGSVSLTCGHGLQCESCSNSTECPLCPEQTPEQQLS, encoded by the exons ATG cccCCGTCATCTTCGGCAGCGACGACTACCGGGGGaccctcctcgtcctcttcgtCTTCGCCCGCTGGGGGCTCGACATCTCCCGCAACCGTGTTGAACGTGCAGCCCGAGAAACCTCAACATTACAC ATATCTTAAGGAGTTCAGGACTGAGCAGTGCCCCCTGTTTGTAcagcacaaatgcacacaacaCAGGCcgttttcctgttttcactgGCACTTTCTAAACCAGCGGCGGCGCAGGCCCATCCGAAGACGGGATGGGACCTTCAACTACAGCCCAGATGTTTACTGCACCAAATATGACGAGGGAACAGGCACCTGTCCTGATGGAGATGA ATGCCCATTTCTACATCGGACAGCAGGTGACACAGAGCGCAGATATCACCTTCGCTACTATAAGACAGGATCTTGTATACATGAAACAGATGGAAAAGGCCACTGCAGCAAAAATGGCTCCCACTGTGCCTTTGCACATGGATCACATGACCTTCGCAGCCCTGTTTATGATATTAG AGAAGTGCAGGTAATGGAGTCACAGGGAGGCTCTGGGGCCACagagggaggcggaggagaCGGACAGTCGGGACAGGCTGCAAGTACAGCACTCATAGAGAAGATCCTGAGTGAGGAGCCGCGTTGGCAAG ATAACAACTACGTGCTGTCCCACTACAAGACAGAACTCTGTAAGAAACCCCCTCGTCTGTGCCGTCAAGGTTATGCCTGCCCATACTACCATAACAGCAAAGATAGGAGGCGCAGCCCGCACAAGCACAAATACCG AGCATTGCCATGTCCAGCCGTGAAACAGAGTGAGGAATGGGGAGATCCGAGTAAATGTGAGGGAGCAGAGGGATGTCAGTATTGCCACACAAGAACGGAGCAACAGTTCCACCCAGAG ATCTATAAATCCACTAAGTGTAATGACATGCAGCAGTGTGGCAGCTGTCCCAGAGGGCCCTTCTGTGCCTTTGCTCATGTTGAAA AGCCCTTTGTTCCAGAGGAAGCATCATTCCCAACACCAAGCTCCCCTCCACCACCCAGACCTCCAGACCCTCTTCCTGCCCAGGAAGCTTCTTCTAGTCCCAGCAGACACAACATGGgacctggttctggttctgtgtcaGACCCCTTCTCTCCATCTACAGGATCATGTGTTACAGAGCAGGGACTGCTGGGAAGTGTTTTGTCCCTGTGTGAGGACTTGAGTGGAGGAGCAGAGCCACTGTCTCCCTGGGCAGGAGAGGGAGCATACTGCAGAGCGCCTGGATTTGAGAGGGAGGATCAG GCTAAGCAAAGGAGTTTTGCTCTTGAGCAGCGCAATAGAGAATTAGCatcaacacaaagcaaacag GACTTGTTAGTGTTTCTGCCCGTGGGCAGCCCTTTGAGTCTATCCTCCAGCATCCCCTCCAGTCTGGCTGCCACACCGCCCAGTCCCGCCCCTCTAGGACCACCAGGATCCAGCATCTCCTCAGGCATGAATGCTAACGCCCTGCCTTTTTATCCCACCAGTGAGACTGTAGAGTCAGTTGTTG AGTCAGCCCTAGATGATCTCGACCTGAATGATTTCGGCGTGTCGGCATTGGAGAGGAGCTTGGAGAGCAACTCTGCTCTGCCCAGTGTGGGAGTTATGCTGG GAGGTAGCCAGTTTCAAAGTTCTGCCCCTGTAAATATCCCAGGATCtttcagcagctctgctcctTTTAGCTCCCCATCACCATCTCCCCCAATCAGGCCGCATGCTTCACCATTCTTTTCTACTCATATATCACAACCTGGCCAGTCAGAAAGCACCTTCTTGGGACCATCTCATAGCTCTTTAG GTCTTAATGGTATGAGCAGTAATATCTGGGAGCATTTTCCATCAGGCCAGGGTTCCCCTGGTACACCCCCCACCCTCCTGCCTACTGGCCCCTGTGCAGAGACTTCCAGGCTTAAACAGGAGCTAGAGGAAGCACATAGGGCACTGAAGCAGTGGGgtcacagctggagacacacaGCTCAG TCATGGGCTGCACTAAAAGCAGATGCGGAGGAGTCCCGTGCCCATGCAGCACGGTTAGCCATGGAAGCAGAGAGAGCGCggcaggctgaggaggaggcaCAGAGGCAGgcttctctcctgcaggaggCGCTGGAGAGCTTAAGGAATGGAGACAATCCTCATCTAGCACTGCATCAACTCCAGCTACTACATCGACTGCCTTTGGAGTCAGTCCTGAGTTTGCAGGCTCAGCTCTGTAGCTGCCTACATGCTGTGGAACAG GTGGTGTACAGAAAGCAGAGACAGTGCTGTGTGACATGTGGAGAGCAAGGCTCCGTTTCCCTGACCTGTGGCCACGGACTTCAGTGTGAAAGCTGCTCCAACTCTACAGAGTGCCCACTCTGCCCTGAACAGACCccagagcagcagctctcttGA
- the unk gene encoding RING finger protein unkempt homolog isoform X3, producing the protein MSKTHSQPPSSSAATTTGGPSSSSSSSPAGGSTSPATVLNVQPEKPQHYTYLKEFRTEQCPLFVQHKCTQHRPFSCFHWHFLNQRRRRPIRRRDGTFNYSPDVYCTKYDEGTGTCPDGDECPFLHRTAGDTERRYHLRYYKTGSCIHETDGKGHCSKNGSHCAFAHGSHDLRSPVYDIREVQVMESQGGSGATEGGGGDGQSGQAASTALIEKILSEEPRWQDNNYVLSHYKTELCKKPPRLCRQGYACPYYHNSKDRRRSPHKHKYRALPCPAVKQSEEWGDPSKCEGAEGCQYCHTRTEQQFHPEIYKSTKCNDMQQCGSCPRGPFCAFAHVEKPFVPEEASFPTPSSPPPPRPPDPLPAQEASSSPSRHNMGPGSGSVSDPFSPSTGSCVTEQGLLGSVLSLCEDLSGGAEPLSPWAGEGAYCRAPGFEREDQAKQRSFALEQRNRELASTQSKQDLLVFLPVGSPLSLSSSIPSSLAATPPSPAPLGPPGSSISSGMNANALPFYPTSETVESVVESALDDLDLNDFGVSALERSLESNSALPSVGVMLGGSQFQSSAPVNIPGSFSSSAPFSSPSPSPPIRPHASPFFSTHISQPGQSESTFLGPSHSSLGLNGMSSNIWEHFPSGQGSPGTPPTLLPTGPCAETSRLKQELEEAHRALKQWGHSWRHTAQVVMGCTKSRCGGVPCPCSTVSHGSRESAAG; encoded by the exons ATGtctaaaacacactcacagcccCCGTCATCTTCGGCAGCGACGACTACCGGGGGaccctcctcgtcctcttcgtCTTCGCCCGCTGGGGGCTCGACATCTCCCGCAACCGTGTTGAACGTGCAGCCCGAGAAACCTCAACATTACAC ATATCTTAAGGAGTTCAGGACTGAGCAGTGCCCCCTGTTTGTAcagcacaaatgcacacaacaCAGGCcgttttcctgttttcactgGCACTTTCTAAACCAGCGGCGGCGCAGGCCCATCCGAAGACGGGATGGGACCTTCAACTACAGCCCAGATGTTTACTGCACCAAATATGACGAGGGAACAGGCACCTGTCCTGATGGAGATGA ATGCCCATTTCTACATCGGACAGCAGGTGACACAGAGCGCAGATATCACCTTCGCTACTATAAGACAGGATCTTGTATACATGAAACAGATGGAAAAGGCCACTGCAGCAAAAATGGCTCCCACTGTGCCTTTGCACATGGATCACATGACCTTCGCAGCCCTGTTTATGATATTAG AGAAGTGCAGGTAATGGAGTCACAGGGAGGCTCTGGGGCCACagagggaggcggaggagaCGGACAGTCGGGACAGGCTGCAAGTACAGCACTCATAGAGAAGATCCTGAGTGAGGAGCCGCGTTGGCAAG ATAACAACTACGTGCTGTCCCACTACAAGACAGAACTCTGTAAGAAACCCCCTCGTCTGTGCCGTCAAGGTTATGCCTGCCCATACTACCATAACAGCAAAGATAGGAGGCGCAGCCCGCACAAGCACAAATACCG AGCATTGCCATGTCCAGCCGTGAAACAGAGTGAGGAATGGGGAGATCCGAGTAAATGTGAGGGAGCAGAGGGATGTCAGTATTGCCACACAAGAACGGAGCAACAGTTCCACCCAGAG ATCTATAAATCCACTAAGTGTAATGACATGCAGCAGTGTGGCAGCTGTCCCAGAGGGCCCTTCTGTGCCTTTGCTCATGTTGAAA AGCCCTTTGTTCCAGAGGAAGCATCATTCCCAACACCAAGCTCCCCTCCACCACCCAGACCTCCAGACCCTCTTCCTGCCCAGGAAGCTTCTTCTAGTCCCAGCAGACACAACATGGgacctggttctggttctgtgtcaGACCCCTTCTCTCCATCTACAGGATCATGTGTTACAGAGCAGGGACTGCTGGGAAGTGTTTTGTCCCTGTGTGAGGACTTGAGTGGAGGAGCAGAGCCACTGTCTCCCTGGGCAGGAGAGGGAGCATACTGCAGAGCGCCTGGATTTGAGAGGGAGGATCAG GCTAAGCAAAGGAGTTTTGCTCTTGAGCAGCGCAATAGAGAATTAGCatcaacacaaagcaaacag GACTTGTTAGTGTTTCTGCCCGTGGGCAGCCCTTTGAGTCTATCCTCCAGCATCCCCTCCAGTCTGGCTGCCACACCGCCCAGTCCCGCCCCTCTAGGACCACCAGGATCCAGCATCTCCTCAGGCATGAATGCTAACGCCCTGCCTTTTTATCCCACCAGTGAGACTGTAGAGTCAGTTGTTG AGTCAGCCCTAGATGATCTCGACCTGAATGATTTCGGCGTGTCGGCATTGGAGAGGAGCTTGGAGAGCAACTCTGCTCTGCCCAGTGTGGGAGTTATGCTGG GAGGTAGCCAGTTTCAAAGTTCTGCCCCTGTAAATATCCCAGGATCtttcagcagctctgctcctTTTAGCTCCCCATCACCATCTCCCCCAATCAGGCCGCATGCTTCACCATTCTTTTCTACTCATATATCACAACCTGGCCAGTCAGAAAGCACCTTCTTGGGACCATCTCATAGCTCTTTAG GTCTTAATGGTATGAGCAGTAATATCTGGGAGCATTTTCCATCAGGCCAGGGTTCCCCTGGTACACCCCCCACCCTCCTGCCTACTGGCCCCTGTGCAGAGACTTCCAGGCTTAAACAGGAGCTAGAGGAAGCACATAGGGCACTGAAGCAGTGGGgtcacagctggagacacacaGCTCAGGTAG TCATGGGCTGCACTAAAAGCAGATGCGGAGGAGTCCCGTGCCCATGCAGCACGGTTAGCCATGGAAGCAGAGAGAGCGCggcaggctga
- the unk gene encoding RING finger protein unkempt homolog isoform X1: MSKTHSQPPSSSAATTTGGPSSSSSSSPAGGSTSPATVLNVQPEKPQHYTYLKEFRTEQCPLFVQHKCTQHRPFSCFHWHFLNQRRRRPIRRRDGTFNYSPDVYCTKYDEGTGTCPDGDECPFLHRTAGDTERRYHLRYYKTGSCIHETDGKGHCSKNGSHCAFAHGSHDLRSPVYDIREVQVMESQGGSGATEGGGGDGQSGQAASTALIEKILSEEPRWQDNNYVLSHYKTELCKKPPRLCRQGYACPYYHNSKDRRRSPHKHKYRALPCPAVKQSEEWGDPSKCEGAEGCQYCHTRTEQQFHPEIYKSTKCNDMQQCGSCPRGPFCAFAHVEKPFVPEEASFPTPSSPPPPRPPDPLPAQEASSSPSRHNMGPGSGSVSDPFSPSTGSCVTEQGLLGSVLSLCEDLSGGAEPLSPWAGEGAYCRAPGFEREDQAKQRSFALEQRNRELASTQSKQDLLVFLPVGSPLSLSSSIPSSLAATPPSPAPLGPPGSSISSGMNANALPFYPTSETVESVVESALDDLDLNDFGVSALERSLESNSALPSVGVMLGGSQFQSSAPVNIPGSFSSSAPFSSPSPSPPIRPHASPFFSTHISQPGQSESTFLGPSHSSLGLNGMSSNIWEHFPSGQGSPGTPPTLLPTGPCAETSRLKQELEEAHRALKQWGHSWRHTAQSWAALKADAEESRAHAARLAMEAERARQAEEEAQRQASLLQEALESLRNGDNPHLALHQLQLLHRLPLESVLSLQAQLCSCLHAVEQVVYRKQRQCCVTCGEQGSVSLTCGHGLQCESCSNSTECPLCPEQTPEQQLS, from the exons ATGtctaaaacacactcacagcccCCGTCATCTTCGGCAGCGACGACTACCGGGGGaccctcctcgtcctcttcgtCTTCGCCCGCTGGGGGCTCGACATCTCCCGCAACCGTGTTGAACGTGCAGCCCGAGAAACCTCAACATTACAC ATATCTTAAGGAGTTCAGGACTGAGCAGTGCCCCCTGTTTGTAcagcacaaatgcacacaacaCAGGCcgttttcctgttttcactgGCACTTTCTAAACCAGCGGCGGCGCAGGCCCATCCGAAGACGGGATGGGACCTTCAACTACAGCCCAGATGTTTACTGCACCAAATATGACGAGGGAACAGGCACCTGTCCTGATGGAGATGA ATGCCCATTTCTACATCGGACAGCAGGTGACACAGAGCGCAGATATCACCTTCGCTACTATAAGACAGGATCTTGTATACATGAAACAGATGGAAAAGGCCACTGCAGCAAAAATGGCTCCCACTGTGCCTTTGCACATGGATCACATGACCTTCGCAGCCCTGTTTATGATATTAG AGAAGTGCAGGTAATGGAGTCACAGGGAGGCTCTGGGGCCACagagggaggcggaggagaCGGACAGTCGGGACAGGCTGCAAGTACAGCACTCATAGAGAAGATCCTGAGTGAGGAGCCGCGTTGGCAAG ATAACAACTACGTGCTGTCCCACTACAAGACAGAACTCTGTAAGAAACCCCCTCGTCTGTGCCGTCAAGGTTATGCCTGCCCATACTACCATAACAGCAAAGATAGGAGGCGCAGCCCGCACAAGCACAAATACCG AGCATTGCCATGTCCAGCCGTGAAACAGAGTGAGGAATGGGGAGATCCGAGTAAATGTGAGGGAGCAGAGGGATGTCAGTATTGCCACACAAGAACGGAGCAACAGTTCCACCCAGAG ATCTATAAATCCACTAAGTGTAATGACATGCAGCAGTGTGGCAGCTGTCCCAGAGGGCCCTTCTGTGCCTTTGCTCATGTTGAAA AGCCCTTTGTTCCAGAGGAAGCATCATTCCCAACACCAAGCTCCCCTCCACCACCCAGACCTCCAGACCCTCTTCCTGCCCAGGAAGCTTCTTCTAGTCCCAGCAGACACAACATGGgacctggttctggttctgtgtcaGACCCCTTCTCTCCATCTACAGGATCATGTGTTACAGAGCAGGGACTGCTGGGAAGTGTTTTGTCCCTGTGTGAGGACTTGAGTGGAGGAGCAGAGCCACTGTCTCCCTGGGCAGGAGAGGGAGCATACTGCAGAGCGCCTGGATTTGAGAGGGAGGATCAG GCTAAGCAAAGGAGTTTTGCTCTTGAGCAGCGCAATAGAGAATTAGCatcaacacaaagcaaacag GACTTGTTAGTGTTTCTGCCCGTGGGCAGCCCTTTGAGTCTATCCTCCAGCATCCCCTCCAGTCTGGCTGCCACACCGCCCAGTCCCGCCCCTCTAGGACCACCAGGATCCAGCATCTCCTCAGGCATGAATGCTAACGCCCTGCCTTTTTATCCCACCAGTGAGACTGTAGAGTCAGTTGTTG AGTCAGCCCTAGATGATCTCGACCTGAATGATTTCGGCGTGTCGGCATTGGAGAGGAGCTTGGAGAGCAACTCTGCTCTGCCCAGTGTGGGAGTTATGCTGG GAGGTAGCCAGTTTCAAAGTTCTGCCCCTGTAAATATCCCAGGATCtttcagcagctctgctcctTTTAGCTCCCCATCACCATCTCCCCCAATCAGGCCGCATGCTTCACCATTCTTTTCTACTCATATATCACAACCTGGCCAGTCAGAAAGCACCTTCTTGGGACCATCTCATAGCTCTTTAG GTCTTAATGGTATGAGCAGTAATATCTGGGAGCATTTTCCATCAGGCCAGGGTTCCCCTGGTACACCCCCCACCCTCCTGCCTACTGGCCCCTGTGCAGAGACTTCCAGGCTTAAACAGGAGCTAGAGGAAGCACATAGGGCACTGAAGCAGTGGGgtcacagctggagacacacaGCTCAG TCATGGGCTGCACTAAAAGCAGATGCGGAGGAGTCCCGTGCCCATGCAGCACGGTTAGCCATGGAAGCAGAGAGAGCGCggcaggctgaggaggaggcaCAGAGGCAGgcttctctcctgcaggaggCGCTGGAGAGCTTAAGGAATGGAGACAATCCTCATCTAGCACTGCATCAACTCCAGCTACTACATCGACTGCCTTTGGAGTCAGTCCTGAGTTTGCAGGCTCAGCTCTGTAGCTGCCTACATGCTGTGGAACAG GTGGTGTACAGAAAGCAGAGACAGTGCTGTGTGACATGTGGAGAGCAAGGCTCCGTTTCCCTGACCTGTGGCCACGGACTTCAGTGTGAAAGCTGCTCCAACTCTACAGAGTGCCCACTCTGCCCTGAACAGACCccagagcagcagctctcttGA